A genomic region of Oryza glaberrima chromosome 1, OglaRS2, whole genome shotgun sequence contains the following coding sequences:
- the LOC127763555 gene encoding probable leucine-rich repeat receptor-like protein kinase At1g68400, producing the protein MPRNSGGGASAILLPLFLSALLLRCFVCYADGGGGGSLDADVAALSDFRLAADRSGALASWDLAANPAPCGTWRGVSCAGGRVTRLVLEGFGLSGDAALPALARLDGLRVLSLKGNGLTGAIPDLSPLAGLKLLFLAGNSLSGPIPPSIGALYRLYRLDLSFNNLSGVVPPELNRLDRLLTLRLDSNRLSGGIDGIALPVLQDFNVSNNLLTGRIPVAMAKFPVGAFGGNAGLCSAPLPPCKDEAQQPNASAAVNASATPPCPPAAAMVASSPSAKPAGAATSGKGKMSCAAVVAIVAGDFAVVGLVAGLLFCYFWPRLSGRRSARRLREGEKIVYSSSPYGATGVVTAAGGTFERGKMVFLEDLSSGGGKRFELDDLLRASAEMLGKGGCGTAYKAVLGDGSVVAVKRLRDATAAAASKKDFEHHMAVLGRLRHPNIVPLNAYYYARDEKLLVYEFMPNGSLFSLLHGNRGPGRTPLDWAARMRIASAAARGLAYIHHASRRGSGTPRLAHGNIKSTNILLDKAGVGRLADCGLAQLGSSPAAAAARSAGYRAPEAPPPPRPWASQKGDVYAFGVVLLELLTGRCPGSELPNGGVVVELPRWVQSVVREEWTSEVFDLELMKDKGIEEEMVAMLQLALSCASAAPDQRPKIGYVVKMIEEIRACGEASPSHESMDESSGVSVSDSPAVSEGGAISQ; encoded by the exons ATGCCTcgcaacagcggcggcggcgccagcgccatTCTGCTGCCGCTCTTCTTGTCGGCACTGCTGCTTCGATGCTTCGTGTGTtatgccgacggcggcggcggcggctcgctggACGCCGACGTCGCGGCGCTGTCGGACTTCCGGCTGGCCGCCGACCGGTCAGGCGCGCTGGCGAGCTGGGACCTGGCAGCCAACCCAGCGCCGTGCGGGACGTGGCGGGGTGTCAGCTGCGCGGGTGGGCGGGTGACGAGGCTGGTGCTCGAGGGTTTCGGCCTGTCCGGCGACGCCGCGCTCCCGGCGCTCGCGAGGCTTGACGGCCTCCGCGTGCTTAGTCTCAAGGGGAACGGCCTCACCGGCGCCATTCCCGACCTCTCGCCGCTCGCGGGGCTCAAGCTGCTGTTCCTCGCCGGCAACTCGCTGTCCGGCCCGATACCGCCGTCGATTGGGGCGCTGTACCGGCTGTATCGCCTCGACCTGTCGTTCAACAACTTGTCCGGCGTCGTGCCACCGGAGCTCAACCGGCTCGACAGGTTGCTCACGCTGCGGCTGGACTCCAACCGGCTCAGCGGCGGGATTGACGGCATTGCGCTCCCCGTGCTGCAAGACTTCAATGTCTCCAACAATCTTTTGACGGGGAGGATTCCGGTGGCGATGGCCAAGTTTCCGGTTGGGGCGTTCGGCGGGAATGCTGGTCTCTGcagcgcgccgctgccgccgtgcaAGGACGAGGCGCAGCAGCCGAACGCGTCGGCGGCTGTCAACGCgtccgcgacgccgccgtgccCACCGGCTGCGGCCATGgtggcgtcgtcgccgtcagcgAAGCCAGCGGGCGCGGCAACCAGCGGCAAGGGAAAGATGAGCTGCGCGGCCGTGGTGGCAATTGTGGCCGGGGACTTCGCCGTGGTCGGGCTCGTGGCCGGGCTGCTGTTCTGCTACTTCTGGCCACGCCTCTCCGGCCGGCGAAGCGCCAGGCGTCTCCGGGAAGGGGAGAAGATCGTGTACTCCTCCAGCCCCTATGGCGCCACCGGAGTGGTCACTGCAGCTGGCGGCACGTTTGAGCGGGGGAAAATGGTGTTTCTGGAGGAcctcagcagcggcggcgggaagcgGTTTGAGCTCGACGACCTGCTGCGCGCATCAGCAGAGATGCTCGGCAAGGGCGGGTGCGGCACGGCGTACAAGGCCGTGCTTGGCGACGGCAGCGTCGTGGCCGTCAAGCGGCTGCgcgacgccacggcggcggcggcgtccaagAAGGATTTCGAGCACCACATGGCCGTGCTTGGCCGTCTCCGTCACCCGAACATCGTGCCACTCAACGCCTACTACTACGCCCGCGACGAGAAGCTGCTTGTCTACGAGTTCATGCCCAACGGCagcctcttctccctcctgcaCG GTAACCGTGGCCCTGGGCGCACGCCGCTGGACTGGGCGGCGCGGATGcgcatcgcctccgccgccgcgcgcggcctaGCATACATCCACCACGCGAGCCGCCGGGGCAGCGGGACGCCGAGGCTGGCGCACGGCAACATCAAGAGCACGAACATACTGCTCGACAAAGCCGGCGTGGGGCGGCTCGCGGACTGCGGCCTGGCGCAGCTGGGCTCGtccccggcggccgccgcggcgcgctcggCGGGGTACCGCGCCCCCgaggcgcccccgccgccgcggccgtgggCGTCGCAGAAGGGCGACGTGTACGCGTTCGGCGTGGTGCTACTCGAGCTGCTGACGGGGCGGTGCCCGGGCAGCGAGCTTCCCaacggcggcgtggtggtggagCTGCCGCGGTGGGTGCAGTCGGTGGTGAGGGAGGAGTGGACGTCGGAGGTGTTCGACCTGGAGCTGATGAAGGACAAGGGCatcgaggaggagatggtggcgatGCTGCAGCTCGCCCTGAGctgcgcgtcggcggcgcccgACCAGCGGCCGAAGATCGGGTACGTGGTGAAGATGATCGAGGAGATCCGCGCGTGCGGGGAGGCGTCGCCGTCGCACGAGTCGATGGACGAGTCCTCCGGCGTGTCCGTGTCCGACTCGCCCGCCGTGTCAGAAGGTGGCGCCATTAGCCAGTGA
- the LOC127760280 gene encoding delta(7)-sterol-C5(6)-desaturase-like — protein sequence MAGGGGEYLRQFVEETAWYNEIFLSHVVPGDWWRALPHPLQSWLRNGLGGYLIYFACGFLWCFVIYYWKRHAYIPKDSIPTIEAMKKQIIVASKAMPLYCALPTLSEYMVENGWTQCYVNISEVGWPMYLVYLALYLIFVEFGIYWMHRELHDIKPLYKYLHTYHHIYNKENTLSPFAGLAFHPLDGILQAIPHVFALYLIPTHFRTHIALLFIEAVWTTNIHDCIHGKVWPVMGAGYHTIHHTTYRHNYGHYTVWMDWMFGTLREPEDILKKD from the exons atggcgggcggcggcggcgagtaccTGCGCCAGTTCGTCGAGGAGACGGCCTGGTACAACGAGATCTTCCTCAGCCATGTGGTCCCGGGCGACTGGTGGCGCGCCCTCCCCCACCCGCTCCAGTCGTGGCTCCGCAACGGCCTCGGCGGCTACCTCATCTACTTCGCCTGCGGCTTCCTCTGGTGCTTCGTCATCTACTACTGGAAGCGCCACGCCTACATCCCCAAAG ATTCTATACCTACAATCGAAGCTATGAAGAAGCAAATAATTGTTGCATCAAAGGCTATGCCTCTCTATTGTGCCCTTCCAACCTTATCTGAGTACATGGTTGAGAATGGATGGACACAGTGTTATGTTAATATCAGTGAAGTTGGTTGGCCAATGTACCTGGTTTATCTGGCTTTATATCTTATCTTTGTTGAGTTTGGAATTTACTGGATGCACAGAGAGTTGCATGACATAAAGCCATTGTACAAGTACCTGCACACATACCACCATATTTACAACAAGGAGAATACCCTATCACCATTTGCAG GACTAGCATTCCATCCACTGGATGGGATTTTGCAAGCCATACCGCATGTGTTTGCGCTCTACCTTATCCCAACACACTTCAGGACACACATTGCTCTCTTGTTCATAGAGGCCGTGTGGACAACTAACATCCATGACTGCATTCACGGCAAGGTTTGGCCGGTCATGGGTGCTGGCTATCACACCATTCACCATACAACATACCGTCACAACTATGGCCACTACACCGTGTGGATGGACTGGATGTTCGGCACCCTTCGAGAGCCAGAAGATATCTTGAAGAAGGATTAG
- the LOC127766882 gene encoding protein SAR DEFICIENT 1-like: MAAKRLHDGYGQEDQPDDKRVRRMPSFSTVIREALMVKQMQTLFVALEPLLRRVVQEELQAGLVRSPRYIERMSPETPPAQPPMWKLAFRFKPQLPIFTGSKIEDVNGNPLEIILVDVDTGAPATISQPLRVEVVPVLGDFPTDDREHWTAEEFQQRGIVKERSGKRPLLTGDVSLTMRDGCVAVNELQFTDNSSWVRCRRFRIGVRVVPGSYDGPRIGEAMTEPFVVRDHRGELYRKHYPPVLGDDVWRLEKIGKEGAFHRKLTQHNVRNVQEFLRLLTVKPDELRAIMGDGMTDRMWEVTTSHAKKCVPGDKVYMYSTPHGTVYVNSIFELVKVELAGVEYQLHQLNRAQKVFVQQLLLAAYEQRNNLQEADAMALHCNDVPLLQNAAEITIPALGDTQLWIQNSLNSQEIDFQVDEIPQANFALQWTGQMYNISG, translated from the exons ATGGCGGCGAAGCGGCTTCACGACGGCTACGGACAGGAGGACCAGCCCGACGACAAGCGTGTGCGCCGCATGCCGTCCTTCTCGAC GGTGATCCGTGAGGCCTTGATGGTGAAGCAGATGCAGACTCTGTTCGTCGCACTGGAGCCACTTCTCCGTAGAGTG GTGCAGGAGGAGCTCCAGGCAGGTCTCGTGCGCAGCCCGCGTTACATCGAGAG GATGTCGCCTGAGACGCCGCCGGCTCAGCCGCCGATGTGGAAGCTGGCGTTCCGGTTCAAGCCGCAGCTCCCGATCTTCACCGGGAGCAAGATCGAGGACGTGAATGGCAACCCACTGGAGATCatcctcgtcgacgtcgacaccggcgcgccggcgacgaTCTCGCAGCCTCTGCGCGTCGAGGTCGTCCCGGTCCTGGGCGACTTCCCGACGGACGACCGCGAGCACTGGACGGCGGAGGAGTTCCAGCAGAGGGGCATCGTGAAGGAGCGCTCCGGCAAGCGCCCGCTCCTCACCGGCGACGTCAGCCTCACCATGCGCGACGGCTGCGTCGCCGTGAACGAGCTCCAGTTCACGGACAACTCCTCCTGGGTTCGCTGCCGCAGGTTCCGCATCGGCGTCCGCGTCGTGCCGGGCAGCTACGACGGCCCAAGAATCGGCGAGGCCATGACCGAGCCCTTCGTCGTCAGAGACCACCGCGGCGAAC TGTACAGGAAGCACTACCCTCCCGTTCTTGGCGACGATGTCTGGAGGCTTGAGAAGATTGGCAAGGAGGGTGCCTTCCACAGGAAGCTGACGCAGCACAACGTCAGGAACGTGCAGGAGTTCTTGCGGCTGCTCACGGTTAAGCCGGACGAGCTGCGCGCT ATCATGGGCGACGGCATGACCGATCGCATGTGGGAGGTGACGACGAGCCACGCCAAGAAGTGCGTCCCCGGCGACAAGGTGTACATGTACAGCACGCCGCACGGCACCGTCTACGTCAACTCCATCTTCGAGCTCGTGAaggtcgagctcgccggcgtggagTACCAGCTGCACCAGCTGAACAGGGCTCAGAAGGTGTTCgtccagcagctgctgctggcgGCGTACGAGCAGCGGAACAACCTCCAAGAGGCCGACGCCATGGCGCTCCACTGCAACGACGTTCCTCTGCTGCAGA ATGCAGCAGAGATAACTATCCCGGCGCTTGGAGACACGCAGCTGTGGATTCAGAACAGTCTCAACAGCCAAGAAATCGACTTCCAGGTCGACGAGATCCCACAAGCTAACTTTGCGCTTCAGTGGACTGGCCAAATGTACAACATTTCAGGCTAA
- the LOC127767074 gene encoding endo-1,4-beta-xylanase 3-like, which produces MAFTEETTHLVMNHVEHCEDGGGLAVAGWTPSGSCTLSVHDDPAPETPPPHPLSATEDDADEPRPRPSGRYVLAAHRAGERDGLCRELSRAPAAKVTYRVAGWVGLQGAGAADGCCHAVRVEVCTDDGRPVGGGVVVAEAGKWGEIMGSFRVDDDEPPRCAKVFVHGPPAGVDLKVMDLQVFAVNKIARLRHLRKKTDKVRKRDVVLKLGRRTGGTAIRVVQVENSFPIGACINKTAIQNPAFVDFFTKHFDWAVLENELKWYYTEAVQGQVSYSDADELIAFCDRHGKPVRGHCIFWAVENAVQPWVRALNGDHLRAAVEGRLRSLVTRYGGRFPHYEVNNEMLHGAFFQQRLGDDINARMFRETARMDPSPALFVNDYNVESANDPNATPERYVELVTDLQKRGAAVGGIGVQGHVTHPVGDVICDALDKLAVTGLPVWITELDVSAADEAVRADDLEIVLREAFAHPAVEGIMLWGFMQGNMWRSHAHLVDADGKLNEAGHRYVGLRQEWTSHARGQVDGSGHFKFRGFHGKYVVQLTTGAGEMKHQQFDVGKGDGPLVLDMDL; this is translated from the exons CTACGGaagacgacgccgacgagcccAGGCCGAGGCCCAGCGGGCGGTACGTGCTGGCGGCGCACCGTGCCGGCGAGAGGGACGGCCTCTGCCGGGAGCTctcgcgcgcgccggcggccaaaGTCACGTACCGCGTGGCCGGGTGGGTCGGCCTGCagggcgcgggggcggcggacgGGTGCTGCCACGCCGTGCGCGTCGAGGTTTGCACGGACGACGGTCgcccggtcggcggcggcgtggtcgtgGCGGAAGCGGGGAAATGGGGCGAGATCATGGGCTCTTTCCgggtggacgacgacgagccgccgcGCTGCGCCAAGGTGTTCGTCCATGGACCGCCGGCCGGGGTGGATCTCAAGGTGATGGACCTGCAGGTATTCGCCGTGAACAAGATCGCGAGGCTCAGGCACCTCAGGAAGAAAACTGACAAG GTGCGCAAGCGTGATGTGGTGCTCAAGCTGGGGCGGCGAACGGGCGGCACGGCGATCCGCGTGGTGCAGGTGGAGAACAGCTTCCCCATCGGCGCGTGCATCAACAAGACGGCGATCCAGAACCCGGCGTTCGTGGACTTCTTCACCAAGCACTTCGACTGGGCCGTGCTCGAGAACGAGCTCAAGTGGTACTACACCGAGGCGGTGCAGGGTCAGGTCAGCtactccgacgccgacgagctcatCGCCTTCTGCGACCGCCACGGCAAGCCCGTGCGCGGCCACTGCATCTTCTGGGCCGTCGAGAACGCCGTGCAGCCGTGGGTCCGCGCGCTCAACGGCGACCATCtccgcgccgccgtggaggGCCGCCTCCGCAGCCTCGTGACACGCTACGGCGGCAGGTTCCCGCACTACGAGGTGAACAACGAGATGCTCCACGGCGCCTTCTTCCAGCAGAGGCTGGGCGACGACATCAACGCGCGCATGTTCCGGGAGACGGCGCGGATGGACCCGTCGCCGGCGCTGTTCGTCAACGACTACAACGTGGAGAGCGCCAACGACCCGAACGCGACGCCGGAGCGGTACGTGGAGCTGGTCACCGACCTGCAgaagcgcggcgcggcggtgggcggcatcGGCGTGCAGGGCCACGTGACGCACCCGGTGGGCGACGTGATCTGCGACGCGCTGGACAAGCTCGCCGTCACGGGCCTCCCCGTGTGGATCACGGAGCTGGAcgtgtcggcggcggacgaggcggtgCGCGCCGACGACCTGGAGATCGTGCTCCGGGAGGCGTTCGCGCACCCGGCGGTGGAGGGGATCATGCTGTGGGGGTTCATGCAGGGCAACATGTGGCGCTCCCACGCGCAcctcgtcgacgccgacggGAAGCTCAACGAGGCCGGCCACCGCTACGTGGGCCTCCGGCAGGAGTGGACGTCGCACGCGCGGGGGCAGGTCGACGGCAGCGGCCACTTCAAGTTCAGGGGGTTCCACGGCAAGTACGTCGTGCAGctcaccaccggcgccggcgagatgaAGCACCAGCAGTTCGACGTCGGCAAGGGGGACGGCCCGCTCGTGCTCGACATGGATCTCTAG